The genomic segment CAACACAGCATCGATATCGACCACACAGCCTTACTCGTACACGGCGCTGCGCGAGGACCCCATGAACCCGCCGCCAGCGCAGCCTTACCAAGATATGCAACCTTATGGATCAGCACCCATGGGATACGGCCAACAACCGCCACCGCCGCAGCCCCAACAGCACATGATGCCAAGCTACGGCATGGCAGCTGGATCCAACTATCCTCGTTAGTCTCCCGACCATCTGGCTGCTCTGTTCTTCTAACGTACTGACTCTTGGTGCAGAATACCAGTCAACCAATTCTCGGTTTGCGCCGGCAACTCAGTACTATCCACAACATGCCAACCCAGGCCCCGTGCCCTCGCAGGCGGATATGGCGTACGGCCACCGCCAGTCGCTATCCATGGCAGCGAGCCAACCCCAAGGAATGTTTACAAGAAACATCATTGGAAGCGTCAGTTCTAGTGCCTTCCGCCTCAACGACGTAGACGATCAAGTCGGTGTTTGGTTCATCATGCAAGACCTGAGTGTGAGAACCGAAGGCCACTTCAGGTGGGTTTCTTTATACGATCCGATATATCAGCAGCATGACTAACTAGTTACTCTCAAGATTGCGCTTCTCATTTGTCAACATCGCGAAGCCCCCGGGCGCGACCAATCCAAACGGATCCATGGTAAACCAGCACAAAGCCCCGATTCTCGCTGCAACTTTCAGCGACGCTTTCCAGGTGTACTCGGCCAAAAAATTCCCCGGTGTCTGCGAGAGCACTCCCCTCAGCAAATGT from the Colletotrichum lupini chromosome 3, complete sequence genome contains:
- a CDS encoding developmental regulator VelB, encoding MNYGHQHPNGGYHPMPPGHPANQMPQLPPMGYPAPAPLPSNMPPNMPPNGMPMQHQHHQPPPPPPAQAPVPASISKTDDLGRKYELVVVQQPQRARMCGFGDKDRRPITPPPCIKVVVRDAKTGQEINPNDIDSAHYIIQVDLWSEDGTQEVNLIRHSSNTASISTTQPYSYTALREDPMNPPPAQPYQDMQPYGSAPMGYGQQPPPPQPQQHMMPSYGMAAGSNYPQYQSTNSRFAPATQYYPQHANPGPVPSQADMAYGHRQSLSMAASQPQGMFTRNIIGSVSSSAFRLNDVDDQVGVWFIMQDLSVRTEGHFRLRFSFVNIAKPPGATNPNGSMVNQHKAPILAATFSDAFQVYSAKKFPGVCESTPLSKCFATQGIKIPIRKEGAADGKKGGDDDDEAYQ